The Streptomyces sp. NBC_00344 genome includes a window with the following:
- a CDS encoding LpqB family beta-propeller domain-containing protein codes for MGADRGGNGRGVRGRSGKSGSGRLLRLYALLGCGGVLLAGCVSMPSSGDIEAVDPTQRADSQVKVYAVPPRDGAEPAEIVDGFLEAMTSDDLQFATARKYLTKAASRSWDPGAQTTVLTDGPSRRANPANDRDAPEVSTTYQLSGSEVAVIDKQHVYRPDKGKYQNAIHLVRQNGKDWRIDDLPAGLLLSLSDFQRNYHSVNKFYFASNPPSGPSGGDGRSGEDWLVADPVYLRQGIDPETRMDPLTQTVASLLEGPTNWLKPVVGSRFPTGTALRRGVRSLAVDDRNSLVVPLNAKASGVGQGQCRKMAAQLLFTLRDASSLRLEQVELQRSDGSQLCVLSADQAEDYAPDSNTGTPAGEYFVDAKGRLVRMQVSGSADSEKTDPEPVAGPLGSGDKPLSTVAVSRDERHAAGVSKNGSTLYMSSIASDSESAETLYTSGGKKEKDRLSAPSWDGRGDLWVADRDPGHPGLLRFAEGSGEPQKVTVDGLDGDRIEGLRMSSDGVRIALLLSRDGHTTLKVGRVVRQGSGDGPTVSAVEELRPAAPQMADVTAVSWAGRSRLVVVGREAGGVQQVRYMQVDGSVSGVNSLPGANRITAVAASDDDRLPVMALSAEDGILRLPLRSNWKTVVEEGKSPVYPG; via the coding sequence GTGGGCGCTGACCGTGGGGGCAATGGCCGGGGCGTGAGGGGCCGGAGTGGGAAGAGCGGAAGCGGACGGCTGCTGCGGCTGTATGCGCTGCTCGGGTGCGGCGGGGTGCTGCTGGCCGGGTGCGTGTCCATGCCGAGCAGCGGCGACATCGAGGCTGTCGACCCGACGCAGCGTGCCGATTCGCAGGTCAAGGTGTACGCGGTTCCGCCGAGGGACGGCGCGGAGCCCGCTGAGATCGTCGACGGCTTCCTTGAGGCCATGACCAGCGACGATCTGCAGTTCGCCACGGCGCGGAAGTATCTGACGAAAGCGGCGTCCCGTAGCTGGGATCCGGGAGCACAGACGACGGTGCTCACCGACGGACCGTCCCGGCGGGCAAATCCGGCCAACGACCGGGACGCCCCGGAGGTCTCCACCACCTACCAGCTGAGCGGCAGTGAAGTCGCCGTGATCGACAAGCAGCATGTGTACCGGCCTGACAAGGGGAAATACCAGAACGCCATCCACCTCGTTCGGCAGAACGGCAAGGACTGGCGCATCGACGACCTCCCGGCAGGTCTGCTGCTGAGCCTCTCCGACTTCCAGCGCAACTACCACTCCGTGAACAAGTTCTACTTCGCATCCAACCCGCCTTCCGGACCCTCCGGAGGGGACGGGCGGAGCGGTGAGGACTGGCTGGTCGCCGACCCCGTCTATCTGCGTCAGGGCATAGACCCCGAGACCCGGATGGACCCGCTGACACAGACCGTCGCCTCACTGCTGGAAGGGCCGACCAACTGGCTGAAGCCGGTGGTGGGCTCGCGCTTCCCCACCGGTACCGCGCTGCGGAGGGGCGTCAGATCGCTGGCGGTCGACGACCGGAATTCGCTGGTGGTGCCGCTGAACGCGAAGGCTTCGGGGGTCGGCCAGGGCCAGTGCAGGAAGATGGCGGCCCAGCTGCTCTTCACGCTGCGGGACGCTTCGTCCTTGCGGCTGGAACAGGTGGAACTGCAGCGTTCGGACGGCTCCCAGCTGTGCGTGCTCAGTGCGGACCAGGCAGAGGACTACGCACCCGACAGCAATACGGGCACCCCGGCCGGCGAGTACTTCGTCGATGCCAAGGGCCGCCTGGTCCGGATGCAGGTGAGCGGCAGCGCCGACAGCGAGAAGACCGATCCCGAGCCGGTCGCCGGGCCGCTCGGTTCCGGCGACAAGCCGCTGAGCACCGTCGCGGTGTCGCGCGACGAACGCCATGCGGCTGGTGTGTCGAAGAATGGCAGCACCCTGTACATGTCGTCGATCGCCTCGGACAGCGAGTCGGCCGAGACGCTGTACACCAGCGGAGGCAAGAAGGAGAAGGACCGGCTCTCCGCGCCCAGCTGGGACGGGCGCGGCGATCTGTGGGTTGCGGACCGGGATCCTGGGCATCCAGGACTGCTGCGATTCGCCGAAGGATCCGGTGAGCCTCAGAAGGTCACCGTCGACGGTCTCGACGGTGACCGGATCGAGGGACTGCGGATGTCGTCCGACGGCGTGCGGATCGCACTGCTGCTCTCACGGGACGGGCATACGACGCTGAAGGTCGGCCGGGTGGTGCGGCAGGGCTCCGGGGACGGCCCGACGGTCTCCGCGGTGGAGGAACTGCGCCCGGCTGCCCCGCAGATGGCGGACGTGACAGCGGTTTCCTGGGCGGGCCGCAGCCGTCTTGTGGTGGTCGGCAGGGAAGCAGGCGGGGTGCAGCAGGTGCGGTACATGCAGGTGGACGGTTCCGTCTCAGGAGTGAATTCCCTGCCCGGTGCCAACCGGATCACCGCTGTAGCGGCTTCGGACGACGACCGGCTGCCGGTGATGGCCCTCTCCGCCGAGGACGGAATTCTCCGGCTGCCCCTCCGCTCGAATTGGAAAACAGTGGTCGAGGAAGGCAAGTCGCCGGTCTATCCGGGATAG
- a CDS encoding ComF family protein, with product MRGWWREISDVVLPAFCGGCGRPRTALCEVCAASLYGSPARRARPDPEPAGLPAVFAAAPYGDAVRAVLLAHKERGALGLTGALGMALAGAVLAAVPSGPAAGPLLLVPVPSSRSAVRARGHDPARRIALSASRALRGTGVRARTVAVLRQRRAVVDQTGLDARQRLANLAGALEVVVGGVRLLEGGRVVFVDDLMTTGASLVEAARAVRVAGVRGFPGTGEPGAAVIAAPPLAFEINRN from the coding sequence ATGCGGGGATGGTGGCGGGAAATCTCGGATGTGGTGCTGCCGGCCTTCTGCGGTGGCTGCGGCAGGCCTCGTACGGCGCTGTGCGAGGTGTGTGCCGCGTCGCTGTACGGCTCGCCGGCCCGCCGGGCGAGACCGGATCCCGAGCCCGCGGGGCTGCCCGCCGTGTTCGCGGCCGCACCCTATGGGGACGCGGTGCGCGCGGTGTTGCTCGCGCACAAGGAACGAGGCGCGCTGGGCCTCACCGGGGCGCTCGGCATGGCCCTGGCCGGTGCGGTGCTGGCCGCTGTGCCGTCCGGGCCCGCTGCGGGGCCGCTGCTGCTGGTGCCGGTGCCTTCGTCGCGGAGTGCGGTCAGGGCCCGCGGGCACGACCCGGCCCGCAGGATCGCCCTTTCCGCGTCGCGGGCGCTGCGTGGCACCGGTGTCCGGGCCCGGACGGTGGCGGTGCTCAGGCAGCGAAGAGCGGTAGTCGATCAGACGGGCCTGGATGCCCGGCAGCGGCTGGCGAATCTCGCGGGTGCACTCGAAGTGGTGGTGGGGGGCGTACGGCTGCTGGAAGGGGGCAGGGTGGTGTTTGTGGACGATCTCATGACGACCGGTGCATCACTGGTGGAGGCGGCACGGGCGGTACGGGTCGCGGGAGTCCGGGGATTCCCCGGTACCGGCGAACCGGGCGCCGCTGTGATCGCCGCACCACCTCTCGCTTTCGAAATAAACCGGAACTGA
- the hpf gene encoding ribosome hibernation-promoting factor, HPF/YfiA family — protein MDIVVKGRKTEVPERFRKHVAEKLKLDKIQKLDAKVISLDVEVSKEHNPRQADRSDRVEITLHSRGPVIRAEAAAGDPYAALDLATGKLEARLRKQHEKRYNRRGAGRISASEVVEAVPETAQINGHGEFTADLVAPSIPTTRMGSLEVQGEGPLVVREKTHIAAAMTLDQALYEMELVGHDFYLFVDADTKEPSVVYRRHAYDYGVIHLTTDPLAEMQAGGAGGALGG, from the coding sequence GTGGACATCGTCGTCAAGGGCCGCAAAACCGAAGTGCCCGAGCGGTTCCGCAAGCACGTGGCCGAGAAGCTGAAGCTGGACAAGATCCAGAAGCTGGACGCCAAGGTGATCAGCCTCGACGTCGAGGTCTCGAAGGAGCACAACCCGAGGCAGGCCGACCGTTCGGACCGAGTGGAGATCACGCTGCACTCCCGGGGCCCGGTGATCCGGGCGGAGGCGGCGGCAGGCGACCCGTACGCAGCGCTGGATCTGGCCACCGGCAAGTTGGAGGCGCGGCTGCGCAAGCAGCACGAGAAGCGTTACAACCGCAGGGGTGCCGGACGCATTTCTGCATCCGAAGTCGTCGAAGCGGTGCCGGAAACGGCGCAGATCAACGGACATGGGGAGTTCACCGCCGACCTGGTGGCTCCGTCCATTCCCACCACCAGGATGGGCTCGCTCGAAGTGCAGGGCGAGGGACCGCTGGTGGTCCGCGAGAAGACACACATCGCGGCGGCGATGACGCTCGACCAGGCGCTCTACGAGATGGAACTGGTCGGACACGACTTCTATCTGTTCGTCGACGCGGACACGAAGGAGCCCAGTGTCGTCTACCGGCGGCACGCCTACGACTACGGTGTCATTCACCTGACGACGGACCCGCTCGCCGAAATGCAGGCGGGCGGCGCGGGCGGTGCGCTCGGCGGATGA
- a CDS encoding response regulator transcription factor yields the protein MADSFGLAHDEDEGPMDHDAALRKEPIRVLVVDDHALFRRGLEIVLAAEEDIQVVGEAGDGAEAVDKAADLLPDIVLMDVRMPKRGGIEACTSIKEVAPSAKIIMLTISDEEADLYEAIKAGATGYLLKEISTDEVATAIRAVADGQSQISPSMASKLLTEFKSMIQRTDERRLVPAPRLTERELEVLKLVATGMNNRDIAKELFISENTVKNHVRNILEKLQLHSRMEAVVYAMREKILEIR from the coding sequence ATGGCGGACAGCTTCGGTCTCGCGCACGACGAGGATGAGGGCCCCATGGACCACGACGCGGCGTTGCGCAAGGAACCGATCAGGGTCCTTGTAGTGGACGACCATGCTCTCTTCCGCCGCGGGCTGGAGATCGTCCTCGCCGCCGAGGAGGACATCCAGGTGGTCGGTGAGGCGGGGGACGGGGCTGAGGCGGTCGACAAGGCCGCCGATCTGCTGCCCGACATCGTGCTGATGGATGTACGGATGCCCAAGCGGGGCGGTATCGAGGCATGTACCTCCATCAAGGAGGTGGCACCCAGCGCGAAGATCATCATGTTGACGATCAGCGACGAGGAGGCCGACCTCTACGAGGCCATCAAGGCCGGTGCCACCGGGTATCTGCTGAAGGAGATCTCGACCGACGAAGTGGCCACAGCCATCCGGGCCGTCGCCGACGGCCAGTCGCAGATCAGCCCTTCCATGGCGTCGAAGCTGCTGACCGAGTTCAAATCGATGATCCAGCGCACCGACGAGCGCAGGCTGGTGCCGGCGCCCCGGCTCACCGAACGTGAGCTGGAAGTGCTGAAGCTGGTGGCCACCGGGATGAACAACCGTGACATCGCCAAGGAGTTGTTCATCTCCGAGAACACCGTGAAGAACCATGTGCGCAACATCCTGGAGAAGCTGCAGCTGCACTCCCGGATGGAGGCGGTGGTGTACGCGATGCGGGAGAAGATCCTCGAGATCCGCTGA
- a CDS encoding winged helix-turn-helix domain-containing protein gives MTSAPPPAVELSADEARRIALRAQGFLGAPDRRGGVRGVLRHLGAVQLDTISVLARSHELIPYARLGAVGRRTVEDAYWTEGHSFEYWSHAACILPVEEWPHFAFRRRAYRDRPHWNHDLPESAYGAVIGQLRAEGPLTATELGGAKNGGEWWDWSASKVAVERALMFGEVVCTERRGWKRVYDLAERAVPAALLHDDLDDRECLRRLVALAGSSLGVGTRTDIADYHRLKGEQFDTVVADSGLVPVTVQGWAKPAWADPEALAAAPRGRHRTTLLSPFDSLVWERARTERIFGFTHRLEAYVPKPKRIHGYFAMPLLAGGKLVGRVDPAREGSTLVARQISLDDHKAVRPMAQALTEAARWVGCTDVRVERINSPELRTPLDAALAEESPAV, from the coding sequence ATGACTTCCGCGCCGCCCCCAGCTGTCGAACTCTCCGCCGACGAGGCCCGCCGTATCGCGTTGCGCGCCCAGGGCTTCCTGGGCGCGCCGGACCGCCGGGGCGGGGTCCGAGGGGTGCTGCGCCACCTGGGGGCGGTGCAGCTGGACACCATCTCCGTGCTGGCCCGATCGCACGAGCTGATCCCCTATGCCCGGCTCGGCGCCGTGGGCCGCAGGACCGTCGAGGACGCGTACTGGACGGAGGGCCATTCCTTCGAGTACTGGTCGCATGCGGCCTGCATCCTGCCCGTCGAGGAGTGGCCGCACTTCGCTTTCCGCCGCCGCGCCTACCGCGACCGCCCGCACTGGAACCACGATCTCCCGGAATCGGCGTACGGCGCGGTGATCGGGCAGCTGCGCGCCGAGGGACCGCTGACCGCCACCGAACTGGGCGGCGCGAAGAACGGCGGCGAATGGTGGGACTGGTCGGCATCGAAGGTCGCCGTCGAGCGGGCGCTGATGTTCGGCGAGGTGGTGTGCACCGAGCGGCGCGGCTGGAAGCGCGTGTACGACCTGGCCGAGCGGGCGGTCCCCGCCGCACTCCTCCATGACGACCTCGACGACAGGGAGTGCCTGCGCAGGCTGGTCGCGCTGGCGGGCAGCTCGCTCGGCGTCGGCACCCGCACGGACATCGCGGACTACCACCGGCTCAAGGGCGAGCAGTTCGACACGGTGGTCGCGGATTCGGGCCTCGTCCCTGTCACGGTCCAGGGCTGGGCCAAGCCCGCATGGGCCGACCCCGAGGCGCTGGCGGCAGCTCCCCGCGGCCGCCACCGCACCACGCTGCTCTCCCCGTTCGACTCACTCGTCTGGGAGCGCGCCCGTACGGAGCGGATCTTCGGCTTCACCCACCGGCTTGAGGCCTACGTCCCCAAACCCAAACGGATCCACGGGTACTTCGCCATGCCCCTGCTGGCCGGCGGAAAACTGGTCGGGCGCGTCGATCCGGCCCGCGAAGGGAGCACCCTGGTCGCCCGGCAGATCTCCCTGGACGATCACAAAGCCGTCCGGCCGATGGCCCAGGCCCTCACCGAGGCGGCCCGCTGGGTCGGCTGCACGGACGTCAGGGTGGAGCGCATCAACAGTCCCGAACTGCGGACTCCGCTGGATGCGGCGCTTGCGGAGGAGAGCCCGGCGGTCTGA
- a CDS encoding GNAT family N-acetyltransferase: MDPVILTSERLLLRPFNPGDAEAVFQACQDPDVQRWTVVPSPYSRQDAESFVGQLVPEGWRSGTNLAFAVLPREAGPLRGALSVFQRSQPGTWEIGYWTAKEHRGRGYTAEAVAVLAHWSLSTLGVERLEWRAEVGNAGSRAVAEKAGFLVEGVQRSNLLNKGTRRDAWVGALLPSDLGLPTEHPYLPAGA; encoded by the coding sequence ATGGACCCCGTCATCCTCACCTCCGAGCGGCTGTTGCTGCGCCCGTTCAACCCCGGCGACGCGGAAGCCGTCTTCCAGGCCTGCCAGGACCCCGACGTCCAGCGCTGGACGGTCGTTCCGTCCCCCTACAGCCGGCAGGACGCGGAGAGCTTCGTCGGTCAGCTGGTGCCCGAAGGCTGGCGGTCGGGCACCAACCTGGCCTTCGCGGTGCTGCCGCGCGAGGCGGGGCCGCTGCGTGGCGCGCTGTCCGTCTTCCAGCGCTCCCAGCCCGGCACCTGGGAGATCGGCTACTGGACGGCGAAGGAGCACCGGGGCCGCGGCTACACCGCCGAGGCGGTGGCGGTGCTGGCGCACTGGTCGCTCTCCACGCTGGGTGTGGAACGCCTCGAGTGGCGGGCCGAGGTCGGTAACGCGGGCTCCCGGGCGGTGGCGGAGAAGGCCGGCTTCCTGGTCGAGGGTGTGCAGCGCTCGAATCTGCTGAACAAGGGCACCAGGAGAGACGCCTGGGTGGGCGCTCTGCTGCCTTCGGACCTGGGACTGCCGACCGAACACCCCTATCTCCCTGCCGGAGCCTGA
- the secA gene encoding preprotein translocase subunit SecA — protein sequence MSVFNKLMRAGEGKILRKLHRIADQVNSIEEDFVNLSDAELRALTDEYKQRYADGESLDDLLPEAFATVREAAKRALGQRHYDVQLLGGAALHLGYVAEMKTGEGKTLVGTLPAYLNALSGKGVHLITVNDYLAERDSEMMGRVHKFLGLEVGCILANMTPAQRREQYNCDITYGTNNEFGFDYLRDNMAWSQDELVQRGHNYAIVDEVDSILVDEARTPLIISGPADQATKWYGDFAKLVTRLAKGEAGNQLKGIEETGDYEVDEKKRTVAIHEPGVAKVEDWLGIENLYESVNTPLVGYLNNAIKAKELFKNDKDYVVIDGEVMIVDEHTGRILAGRRYNEGMHQAIEAKEGVEIKDENQTLATITLQNFFRLYGKLSGMTGTAMTEAAEFHQIYKLGVVPIPTNRPMVRMDQSDLIYRTEVAKFDAVVDDIAEKHEKGQPILVGTTSVEKSEYLSQQLSKRGVQHEVLNAKQHDREAPIIAQAGRKGAVTVATNMAGRGTDIKLGGNPDDLAEAELRQRGLDPDENVEEWAAALPAALERAEHAVKAEHDEVKELGGLYVLGTERHESRRIDNQLRGRSGRQGDPGESRFYLSLGDDLMRLFKAQMVERVMSMANVPDDVPIENKMVTRAIASAQSQVEQQNFETRKNVLKYDEVLNRQREVIYGERRRVLEGEDLHEQVQHFMDDTIDAYIQAETVEGFAEEWDLDRLWNAFKQLYPVKVTVEELEDAAGDRAGITAEFIAESIKDDVHDQYADREEQLGSDIMRELERRVVLSVLDRKWREHLYEMDYLQEGIGLRAMAQKDPLVEYQREGFDMFNAMMDGIKEESVGYLFNLEVQVEQQVEEVPVQDEAERPSLDKRDAVPAGARPEIRAKGLDAPQRPDRLHFSAPTVDGEGGVVEGDFESDEGTRSEADGLTRAERRKAQKGGSRRRKK from the coding sequence GTGTCCGTCTTCAACAAGCTCATGCGTGCAGGCGAAGGAAAGATCCTGCGCAAGCTGCACCGCATTGCGGACCAGGTCAACTCCATCGAAGAGGATTTCGTCAACCTCTCCGACGCCGAGCTGCGGGCCCTCACCGACGAGTACAAGCAACGGTACGCCGACGGCGAGAGCCTGGACGACCTGCTCCCCGAGGCCTTCGCGACCGTTCGTGAAGCGGCCAAGCGCGCCCTCGGGCAGCGTCACTACGACGTACAGCTGCTGGGCGGCGCCGCCCTGCACCTCGGCTATGTCGCCGAGATGAAGACCGGTGAGGGCAAGACCCTGGTCGGTACGCTCCCCGCCTACCTGAACGCGCTGTCCGGCAAGGGCGTCCACCTGATCACGGTGAACGACTATCTCGCCGAGCGCGACTCCGAGATGATGGGCCGCGTCCACAAGTTCCTCGGCCTCGAGGTCGGCTGCATCCTGGCCAACATGACCCCGGCGCAGCGCCGCGAGCAGTACAACTGCGACATCACCTACGGCACGAACAACGAGTTCGGCTTCGACTACCTCCGCGACAACATGGCCTGGTCCCAGGACGAGCTCGTCCAGCGCGGCCACAACTACGCCATCGTCGACGAGGTCGACTCGATCCTGGTCGACGAGGCGCGTACGCCGCTGATCATCTCCGGCCCGGCCGACCAGGCCACCAAGTGGTACGGAGACTTCGCCAAGCTCGTCACCCGGCTGGCGAAGGGCGAGGCCGGCAACCAGCTCAAGGGCATCGAGGAGACCGGGGACTACGAGGTCGACGAGAAGAAGCGCACCGTCGCGATCCACGAGCCCGGTGTCGCCAAGGTCGAGGACTGGCTCGGCATCGAGAACCTCTACGAGTCGGTGAACACCCCGCTCGTCGGGTATCTCAACAACGCCATCAAGGCCAAGGAGCTCTTCAAGAACGACAAGGACTACGTCGTCATCGACGGCGAAGTCATGATCGTCGACGAGCACACCGGCCGTATCCTCGCCGGCCGCCGCTACAACGAGGGCATGCACCAGGCCATCGAGGCGAAGGAAGGGGTGGAGATCAAGGACGAGAACCAGACGCTCGCCACCATCACCCTGCAGAACTTCTTCCGCCTCTACGGCAAGCTCTCCGGCATGACCGGTACGGCCATGACCGAGGCCGCCGAGTTCCACCAGATCTACAAGCTCGGTGTCGTCCCGATCCCGACGAACAGGCCGATGGTCCGGATGGACCAGTCGGACCTGATCTACCGCACCGAGGTCGCCAAGTTCGACGCGGTTGTCGACGACATCGCGGAGAAGCACGAGAAGGGCCAGCCGATCCTGGTCGGCACCACGTCGGTCGAGAAGTCCGAGTACCTCTCGCAGCAGCTCTCCAAGCGCGGTGTGCAGCACGAGGTGCTCAACGCCAAGCAGCACGACCGTGAGGCGCCGATCATCGCCCAGGCCGGCCGCAAGGGCGCCGTCACCGTTGCCACGAACATGGCGGGCCGTGGCACCGACATCAAGCTGGGCGGAAACCCGGACGATCTCGCCGAGGCGGAGCTGCGCCAGCGCGGTCTCGACCCGGATGAGAACGTCGAGGAGTGGGCCGCGGCGCTGCCCGCGGCTCTGGAGCGTGCGGAGCACGCGGTGAAGGCCGAGCACGACGAGGTCAAGGAGCTCGGCGGCCTCTACGTGCTGGGCACCGAGAGGCACGAGTCGCGCCGTATCGACAACCAGCTGCGCGGCCGTTCGGGGCGGCAGGGAGACCCGGGCGAGTCCCGCTTCTATCTCTCGCTCGGCGACGACCTGATGCGGCTGTTCAAGGCTCAGATGGTCGAGCGCGTGATGTCGATGGCCAATGTGCCGGACGACGTTCCGATCGAGAACAAGATGGTGACCCGTGCCATCGCCTCCGCCCAGTCCCAGGTCGAGCAGCAGAACTTCGAGACGCGTAAGAACGTCCTGAAGTACGACGAGGTGCTCAACCGGCAGCGCGAGGTCATCTACGGCGAGCGCCGCCGGGTCCTGGAGGGCGAGGACCTGCACGAGCAGGTGCAGCACTTCATGGACGACACCATCGACGCCTACATCCAGGCGGAGACGGTCGAGGGCTTCGCCGAGGAGTGGGACCTCGACCGGTTGTGGAACGCCTTCAAGCAGCTCTACCCGGTGAAGGTCACCGTGGAGGAGCTGGAGGACGCGGCGGGCGACCGTGCGGGTATCACCGCGGAGTTCATCGCCGAGTCCATCAAGGACGATGTGCACGACCAGTACGCGGACCGCGAGGAGCAGCTCGGCTCCGACATCATGCGTGAGCTGGAGCGGCGTGTGGTGCTGTCCGTGCTGGACCGCAAGTGGCGTGAGCACCTCTACGAGATGGACTATCTCCAGGAGGGCATCGGCCTGCGTGCCATGGCGCAGAAGGACCCGCTGGTCGAGTACCAGCGCGAGGGCTTCGACATGTTCAACGCCATGATGGACGGCATCAAGGAGGAGTCCGTCGGCTATCTGTTCAACCTGGAGGTCCAGGTCGAGCAGCAGGTCGAGGAGGTTCCGGTGCAGGACGAGGCGGAAAGGCCGTCGCTCGACAAGCGGGACGCCGTTCCCGCGGGCGCACGTCCGGAGATCCGCGCCAAGGGTCTGGACGCCCCGCAGCGGCCCGACCGGCTGCACTTCTCGGCTCCCACGGTGGACGGAGAGGGCGGCGTGGTCGAGGGCGACTTCGAGAGCGACGAGGGCACGCGTTCGGAGGCGGACGGCCTGACGCGCGCCGAGCGCCGCAAGGCCCAGAAGGGCGGCAGCCGCCGCCGCAAGAAGTAG
- a CDS encoding Rv3235 family protein translates to MKRPGQAERGAHFMDRTRPAGRHDQQRPGTAPHQRRRLKPHYWFAERLLAVLSGQRPVHWMLGHTIGEAYDQLVRMAPGTPLRAPGIRPVVRHCGEFVPAPGVIEAFARIGTGDHVQAMAFRLEQGADLRWRCAAVELGGERVGV, encoded by the coding sequence ATGAAGAGACCGGGCCAGGCAGAGCGGGGCGCGCACTTCATGGACCGGACCAGGCCGGCGGGCAGGCACGACCAGCAGAGGCCGGGCACCGCCCCGCACCAGCGGCGGCGCCTCAAACCGCACTACTGGTTCGCCGAGCGCCTCCTCGCGGTGCTCAGCGGACAGCGGCCCGTGCACTGGATGCTCGGGCACACCATCGGGGAGGCGTACGACCAGCTGGTGCGGATGGCCCCGGGGACCCCGCTGCGAGCCCCGGGAATCCGGCCCGTGGTGCGCCACTGCGGCGAGTTCGTACCAGCACCCGGGGTCATCGAGGCCTTCGCGCGCATCGGTACGGGCGACCACGTCCAGGCGATGGCGTTCCGCCTCGAACAGGGCGCCGATCTGCGCTGGCGGTGCGCGGCGGTGGAACTGGGCGGCGAACGGGTCGGGGTGTGA
- a CDS encoding DUF6912 family protein, giving the protein MRVYVPSTLPGLAAAHAAGELGPGPLTAYAVTPGLREWYVSDDIEELEYAALSRAASASLRLLAGEPGITRRRVVVAVDVPVQDAVADPDQSLQASALGEVRISSAVPLAKAAAVHVDADDAEADVAAAAGALGAADHGDDDAQFTVDGAEDHELLWFGVQEIPNLIG; this is encoded by the coding sequence ATGCGCGTGTATGTCCCATCGACCCTCCCCGGCCTTGCGGCTGCGCACGCGGCGGGCGAGCTGGGCCCGGGGCCGCTGACCGCCTATGCGGTCACCCCCGGCCTGCGCGAGTGGTATGTGTCGGACGACATCGAGGAGCTGGAGTACGCCGCGCTCAGCCGGGCGGCGTCCGCGTCGCTGAGGCTGCTGGCCGGCGAGCCAGGCATCACTCGACGCCGGGTGGTCGTCGCCGTGGATGTGCCGGTCCAGGACGCCGTGGCCGATCCCGACCAGAGCCTTCAGGCGAGCGCGCTGGGCGAGGTGCGGATCTCTTCCGCCGTGCCGCTGGCCAAGGCGGCGGCGGTGCATGTCGACGCGGACGACGCGGAGGCCGACGTCGCCGCGGCTGCCGGTGCGCTGGGGGCGGCGGACCACGGGGACGACGACGCCCAGTTCACCGTGGACGGCGCGGAGGACCATGAACTGCTCTGGTTCGGAGTGCAGGAGATCCCCAACCTCATCGGCTGA